Within the Emticicia oligotrophica DSM 17448 genome, the region GCCGATTGTTTTACTATTGAGCACGAGCCTATTGCCTCTATAGATTTAATGGAACGAGCTTCCAGAGCATTTGTCAATTGGTTTTGTAAGAGCTTTGAAACAGGAGATTACAAAGTAAAAGTATTTTGTGGTCTTGGTGATAATGGTGGTGATGGCCTTGCCATTTCTAGAATGTTACACCCTTTAGGTTATGATGTTGAAGTATATGTGGTAAAGTATTCGTCTAAAGAATCGGACAATTTTAATATAAATATCAATAGATTAAAAACTCAAATTGAAGTGAATGTTATTGATGATGAGCAGTTTACGTTAAGTTTAAATAGCGGTGATATTATCATTGATGCCCTTTTAGGATCGGGAATTTCAAGGTCAATCGAAGGTTTACTTAAAACGGTAGTTGAACAAATAAATAAGAGCGAGGCAATGATTATTTCGGTAGATATTCCTTCAGGTCTTTTAGCGGATAAGCCTAATAATCAATCAGATACCATTATCAAAGCGTTCCATACTGTATCGTTTCAAGTACCCAAATTAGCTTTTATGTTACCACAAAATGCTGAATTTGTGGGTAATTGGCACATCGTTGATATTGGCTTGCACCAAACATTTATCAATAAGGCTGAGGTTGTTTTTTTCTATTCAACACCACAAGAAGTTGAAAAACTAATTAAGCCAAGAGCAAAATTTTCTCATAAAGGTACTTATGGACACGCTTTGTTGATTGCTGGAAGCTATGGTATGATGGGAGCGGCCATTCTTAGTGCACGTGCTTGTATGCGTTCAGGCGTTGGAAAGTTGACGGTACATTCGATAAGTTCTGGTTTGCCCATTTTGCAAACAGTTTTACCCGAGGCGATGTATTGGGAAGTTTTAAACGATGATAAATTTCTGACGACTGACTTTAAAATTGAAGATTTGAACAGCCGTTTTCAAGCAGTGGGTGTAGGGCCAGGAATTGGTGTTTACGAAGAAACAGGGATTTCCTTGATAAAACTATGTAGGCTATGTAAAGAGTTGGTAATCCCCATGGTCTTAGACGCCGATGCACTTAATATTTTCGCTTCTCAGTTTGGTGATGATTTTACAAACGAAATTCCAGAAAATAGTATTCTTACTCCACACCCCAAAGAATTTAGAAATTTAGTTAATCAATCATGGAATAATGACTATGAAAAGTTAGAGCTATTGCGAAAGTTAGCTATTCAAAATAAACTCATTGTTTGCTTGAAAGGGGCAAATACGGCCATAGCTTTACCTAACGGAACGATTCATTTTAATTCATCGGGGAATGCTGGTATGGCTACTGCTGGCAGTGGTGATGTACTAACAGGTATTATTACAGCTCTTTTGGCACAAGGTTATTCTCCTGATGAAGCAGCAATTTTGGGTGTTTATATGCACGGCAAAGCCGGAGATATAGCAGCTGAAAAATTTGGAATGACCAGTATGATTGCAAGCGATATTATTGAGAATATACGCTTTTAAAAGAATATTTAGTTGTTGTTTCAAAAGTAAAAAGAACTTGTTGTTTGGTCTTCTGAATCAAAAAATAACAAACCCTCTGAATTGGAATCTAACTTTCCTAAAACCTCACCATTTGAAAGCCAAACAGCCGATTGACCTTTGGCAACAAAATCTTCGGCGGGGCCTACCGAATTGCACATTAATACAGTTAAATTAAAACATTGAGCAATTTTTGGGTAGTGATTATAAGCTTTTTCCAAACCTTTGGTAGATTTTGCAACACTAGCTATATATAAATTAGCTTTAGCTTTGGCCGCTTTTTCGGCGTGTTTTTCTAATAACGATTCAAAACAAATCGCTGGAGCAATCAAATTATTTTCCTGCGAAATTAAAACTTCATCATTACATGTTACAAAATAGGGTAGCTCATCGGCATGAAGAATCTGTTTTGAATATACTTTTAACGGAAGATTTTTTTGAAAAATAAGCATGCTAATACTTACTCCCAGAGCTTGTAAAAGTGGTGCACCAATACAAATGGTAATATTTGATTGGTTGCTCAGCATTTGAAATATGTCAAATCGTTTATCGGTTGGAGTTGTGGCTAAAGTTCTAGCAAGTGTTGGTTCATAGGAGCTGATTGATAATTCTGGGAAGAAGATAAAATCAGCCTTCATTTCAATGGCTTTTACAATACAATTTACGTGTTTCTGTATATTTTTTTCAATTTCACCTCTATAAGATTGAATTTGTGCAAGACATATTTTCATAAAAAAGGGGATTTTGTTCGATATTAGCGAAAAATCCCCTTTTTATTAAATTTTTACTCAATAATTAAAAACTCTACTCTTCTATTTTGTTTGCGACCTTCCTCTGTGTTATTATCAGCAATTGGCTTTGTATCGCCATAACCTTTGAATTGAATTCTATATCCGGGAATTCCTTTGCTGATTAGGTATTCTCTAACATTGTAGGCTCTTTCTAGTGATAATCGCTTATTTTGGCTTGCTTCGCCCACATTATCGGTATGACCTTCAACAATGATATTCATTTTAGGGTCATCTTTGAGCATTTTTAATAAACCATTCAGTTGTTCGTACGAATTAGGTAAAAGTTTTGATTCTCCAATTTCGAAATATACTTTATCAAGCCTAAACTTATTTTCCTCAATCATTATTGGTTTATTTTCTTCCTTTTTACTCTCAACTACTTTTGGCGTTTCTTTGACTGTTTCGGGTTTCTTGATTTCTTTCTCAATTGGATTTAGATAAAAGCTCTGATTAAACAGTTGACTTTTATCTAGTTTCGATAAATCCATGCTCTCTTGCGTATTTTCATAGCCTTTGGCCGAAGCAATAAAAGTATAGGCTTCAGGTTTAATTTTAAAGGTAAATTCTCCTGTCGGAGTGGTTTTTACTGAATCAGATTTTTGTGCATCAAAGTCATAACGGTACAAAACTTTACCAACAATCGGTTTATTGGTTTTAGAGTCGATTAGTTTACCTTTGATTGTAAGCATGACCTCTTCATCTTCTCTAGGTGCTGATTTTTTTGTATCAGTTGGTGGAACTTGCACCAATGGGTTATTGATATGAACCCCATAAAAATTCCAATATTTATGACTATCCTCTGGGCGATTTTTACCTTCTATCAAATTAAAGGTTTCAATACCGGGGTCGAGTTTTTCAAAATACACTATAAATCTATATTTCTCTCCTGGAACAACTTCTTTTTCTTCTGGTAATTCGGGAATCCCAGTACATTTAACATATTTGAATCGTTTTCCATTTCCGTTAATATAGCTTTTAGGATTAAAAGAAATGGTATAACCACTATTTCTTCTTGGTTGGTTTTGATAAGGGAATTGAAATTGATAGTTATTTCCGCTTGCTTGGGTAATCTGATAGGAGAAATAGACAATGGTATTATTGCCACGAATTTCAACTTTTGTTATATCGGTTTCGTAGCTGGTTTGGTCATCAATCTCGGGCATTTTTGTGATTATTTGACCAAAACTATTGAGAAAAGATAAAATAAAAAGTGTTGATAATAATTTTTTCATCGTGTTGAATGTTCAATTTTACTCCACCAAAAAAACGATTGTAGGTATTTTTTAGTTTATTTGTGGTTGTTAATTTTTGTTAAATAAAATTCAATGAAAACCCTTAACGATTTACTACAATTGGGAGACCCTCGTTTATATGAGGTTTGCGAGCCTGTTCAAGAAAACGAATTGCCAATGGTTAAAGAATGGGTGGCTGATTTACACAATGTTATGGAAGAAATCAGAGCCAAATACAAATTTGGTCGTGGAATTGCTGCTCCGCAGTTGGGTATTATGAAGCGATTAATTTATTTGAATTTGAATACACCTTCAGGAAGTGTTCCATACATTATTATTAATCCAGTATTTGAGAATTTGAGTGAAGAGCTATTTGAACTTTGGGATGATTGTATGTCTTTCCCAAATTTGTTGGTCAAAGTTAAACGCCATCAATCATTGACTATTAAGTATTTAGACGAAAATTGGCAACCCAAAGTTTGGAAAGTGGAAGGGGCAATTTCTGAACTTTTACAACATGAATTTGACCATCTTGAAGGTATTCTTTGTACCATGCGAGCCATTGATAATCAATCTTTTAAATGGAGACCAACTCCCGATTCTAATTGAAAATTTAGATTAAAAAATGATAAAAAAATCCCCCTTGTGCGTAGGTGTGTGCGAATGTGGGGTTGTCAAAACGATTGTAATAGTACCAACCATGCTTCTTTGACTTTATTTTGTTCCAATAATTTGGCTGCTTCGGCATGTAATAAATTATCAAGAAATGCACAGCCGTACATTACTTGCTCAATAATATTTTGCATGACTGAAGATTCCTTGTAAGCTAAAACTTCTTCTTGGCTTGGTAATTCTTCAATATTTCCTAATTGCCCTAAATGATTACCTGTAAGTATTTTAGATAATCTGATACTTTCAGGAATGGCGTCATAACCAATGCCAATTTTGGTGTTTGGTTTTTCTACTTCAAACATCGAATCATTATTCGCCCGCACGTACCAATCTCCTCCCATGCGTGCTACCCAATCGGTTTTTGTTTGGTCTATTTTGTTGTGTTCATTTAGTATTAGTTCAGAAAAATGAGCCATAATTACCTCACAAATAACCATGTTCATGGTGCCAATTTGTTTGATTTCCAGTACTTTACATTCAAATTGTGCTTTTGATTCTTTTACTCTTGGCGGTTGAACTAAAATAGATTTTTCCTCCGTAAATCCTGCTTTTATAAATTCGTTTGTACCCTTTGGATATTCTACACTTGAGAGTGACATTTGCTGTACCATATTGTAATCAACAATATTGATGACTACTTCAGGAATTTCTTCAAGATTTACAATTGTATCTTTTTTAGAGCCATCACGTCCTCGATTATTTGGAGCAAAAACCAAAATTGGGGGATTTATACCCATAATATTAAAAAAACTAAATGGACTCAGATTTACATTACCTTCTTTATCAATTGTACTCGCAAAAGCAATGGGTCTTGGGGCTACTGCACCCGTCATGTAGCTATAAAAAACTCTTGAATCTAATTCTTTTGGATTTAACGTTAGCATGTTTTTTGTTGAAAAACAACCTTCTGCCCCTTTTTAATAATTCCCCTTTGAAGCGGGCAGGGGATGTAAACTATATTTAAACTATTTTACCAAAGACTTCTCCAAACCCAACACGTTTTCCATCTTTTTCGCAAAAACCGTGCATCGAAACTCTATCTCCATTTTCGAGATATGTTCGGGTTTGTCCATCGTTTAAACTAATTGTGTTTTTACCTGCCCAATTTAGCTCAAGTAATGAACCATAAGAATTTGCTTCAGAGCCACTGATAGTTCCAGATGCTAAAATATCGCCAATTTTTAAGTTGCATCCATTCACCGTGTGGTGGGCTACTTGCTGGGCAATATTCCAATACATATATTTAAAATTTGTCTTACAGATGGTGCTTTCGTTTAATCTAACCGCAAGTTTGATATCAAAATTCCTTGCACCATCTACTTGTAGATATGGCAATGGCGTAGGGTCTTGAATGGGGCCATTCACACGAAAATCTTCTAATGCATCAATCATTACCACCCATGGAGAAATTGAAGAGGCAAAGTTTTTACCTAAAAATGGGCCTAAAGGTAAAGTTTCCCAACGTTGAATATCACGAGCCGACCAATCATTGAAAAGTACAAATCCAAAAACATAATTTTCGGCGTCTGCTACTTTTATTTGTTCTCCTTGTTGGCTGTTTCTTCCAATAATAGCACCTATTTCTAATTCAAAATCTAATTCTTTAGTATATCCATAAATTGGACTAGCAGAATCTGCGGGTTTAAATTGCCCCATCGGTCTGTGTATATCAGTACCCGAAACTACAATCGAACTGGCTCTTCCATGATAAGCAATCGGAATATGTTTCCAATTTGGATAAAGTGGATTATCTGGTCTGAAAATTTTTCCTGCATTGGTCGCGTGTTCAATGCTTGAATAAAAATCAGTATAATCACCAACTTTTACGGGCATGTGTAAGTTTAATTCATCAATTTTATGAAAAAGGGCATAAAAATGTCTTTTTAAAGGAGAATTTTCAACTGATAACCATTCTTGGATTTGTAATCTGACTTCATTGCAGCGTTTACGCCCCAGCCCAATAAATGGATTAAGAGAATTTTGATTGAAAATATTTCTAGGAATTTCAAGTAGTCCTAACTTTCGAGCAAGTTCTAAATCAATTACCCATTCACCAATTCGGCAACCTACGCTTGGTTTTGATTTTTTTTTACTGAAAATTCCGAATGGAAGATTAAATATTGAAAAGTCGCTATCTTTAGATATATCGAGCCAAGTATTCATTTTTTGATTATTTACAAAATCAGTTTACAAACTTCAGTATTGTAAACTGATTTTGTAAACTATTGATTATTTATCGCTCACGTTTTTATAAATCGTGTCCATAATTCTCACCAGATGGTCGTAATCTTCATCGGTTAAACTACCCCAAGATTTCCTTCGAATATCAGCAATGACCACTAATGCATTTTCGTGCAGTTTTTCACCTTCTTCGGTCAAATAAATATTAAATTTACGTCGGTCATCATCGGCCATTTGGCGTCTAACTAATCCTTTTTCAACCAATAAATCTAAGATTCTGGTAATCGTTGGAGCATCTTTAGCGGTATCTACTGCCAAGTCATTTTGACTAATCCCTGCTTTGGGCTTAATGTGGTCAATAACCACCCATTGGTCAACAGTTAAGTCAATTCCGCCGTCAGTAAGTCCCTTTTGCATGAAACTTCTGATTCGTTTGATGGTGGTATCAATCTTGAAATAGTAAGAACGCTTATCTAAGTGAGTCATTTATTTAAAATTCAGTCTTTTTCTACTTTAGTTATGGAAGTTAGCTTTTAATAGAGTAAATATTTGATTGAGAGATTCGGTTTTTATGAAAATTTGCAAAAGAAATATTGATAAAAGTGCGAAAATTCCAAAGAATATCCAAAGATAAAAGCTAATTGCCAATTACTACAAACAATATTAATTACAAAAGTAGAAAAATCCTTCAATTATTGATACACTAATAATTGACGTTCTAAAATTTCTTCAAATTTTTTTAATGATTGATAAAGTTGTTCGTAAGATTCAATGACAAAGTATTTTTTTTGATAAGCATCAATTTTAACCTCTGTATTTAGAATCTTCTCAATATTATAGGTCACTCTTTCGGGAACCCCACTCACTAAACTATAGACACTTTCTCCGCTTGAAGAAATGATTCCGCCACCATAAATTTTTAATTGGTTATTTTCACGAATCAGTCCAAATTCTACCGTAAACCAGTAAAGTTTTTGGAGCAATTTTATTGCTTCTTCAATATGAATATACTTGAGAGAAATAACACTAAACTCAGCGAGGAAATCGCAAAAAGCTTGATTTGTCAACAAAGGAATATGCCCGAAGGTATCATGAAACATATCAGGTTCTTCTAAATATTCTAATTGCTCTTTAGTTCTAAGCCATGTTGAGGCTGGAAACTTTTTCGATGCCAAAAGTTCGAAAAATTCCTTAATTGGTACTAAACCCTCACACGCCACAACTGTCCATCCAGTTAATGCTTGAAGTCTTGGATTTATTTCTGTATCAAAATTCGGAATATGTTCTGCTGTAAAGCCAGCCTTATCAATTCCTTCTAAGTAATCAATGCTGGCAATTGCAGGTAATTTCTGCATTTGTCGTTCGAAAAGTAATTTCCAAACTTCTTGGTCGGCGGAGGTGTATGCTTGATAATTTTGATTCATTTTCAGAATGATTTAAAATTATTCTATAACGTTCCTCTTAAGATTTGTTCACGTTCAATTGCTTCAAAAAGGGCTTTGAAATTGCCTTTTCCGAATGATTTTGCCCCTTTTCTTTGAATAATTTCAAAGAACATTGTTGGACGTGGTTCGATTGGTTTAGTGAAAATTTGAAGTAAATATCCTTCTTCATCACGGTCAACCAAGATTCCTAGCATTTTAAGTTGTTCGATTTCTTCTTCAATATCTCCAACTCTACTTCGCAAATCTTCGTAGTAGCTATCTGGTACTTGTAAAAATTCAACACCATGGTTTCGCAAGTGCGTAACCGTTGTAATAATATCATCAGTAGCAACCGCCAAATGTTGTACGCCAGCACCCTCATAAAAATCTAAGTATTCTTCAACTTGTGAGCGTTTTTTCCCCTCGGCTGGTTCGTTAATTGGAAATTTGATTCGACCATTACCATTCGACATCACCTTGCTCATCAAAGCGGTATATTCGGTAGAAATATCTTTGTCATCAAAACTTACCAACTGATTGAAACCCATCACGTTTGAATAGAAATTTACCCACTCGTTCATGGCATTCCAACCTACATTCCCAACAATGTGGTCAATATACTTCAAACCAACTGGAGCAGGGCGATAAACTGGATTCCAAGGTCGGAAATTTGGTAAAAAGATACCTTTATAGGCATTTCTTTCTACAAAAATATGAACAGTATCACCGTAAGTATGAATACCTGAACGAACCACTTTTCCATTTTCATCCTCTTCAACAACGGGTTCAAAGTAAGGCTTCGCTCCACGAGAAATGGTCTCGTAGTAAGCATCGCTGGCATCATCAACCCAAAGGGCAACAACCTTTACACCATCGCCATGTTGGTCAATGTGACGTCCAATTTCAGTATTTCCGTGTAAAGGAGAAGTTAATACTAATCTAATTTTACCTTGTTGAACAACGTAACTTTCTCTGTCACGGAGACCAGTTTCTAAACCTGCATAAGCTAAAGGTTGAAAACCAAATGCTGTTTGGTAATAATGGGCAGCTTGTTTGCAGTTTCCTACATATAATTCAATGTAGTCTGTGCCATTGATTGGTAGGAAATCATTTTTTTGATCGGTAATATTTTGAGTTTCTTGAAGTAGCATTTTATTATTTTTTTTAGAATGTTGATATAAATTTTGAATTAACACGAAGCCATTAAGAACATAGAGAAATACTAAATGAAACTACTTGCTCTTAATGTCTTTTTGGTATCTATCGCTCAGTTTTAACTAATCTATCCAACTCTGAAAATATTTGCCATCATCATATTTCATGGCATTTTCAGTAATCATCAATGGGCGGAAAGTATCAACCATGACAGCCAATTCATGCGTTTCCTTTTTACCAATGCTTCGCTCCATTGCTCCCGGATGTGGTCCATGCGGAATTCCGCCAGGATGAATGGTAATATGGCCTTTGGCAATATCATTTCTACTCATAAAATCTCCATCTACATAATAAATTACTTCATCGGAGTCAATATTTGAGTGATTATATGGTGCTGGAATGGCTTTTGGATGATAATCGTAAAGCCTCGGGCAAAATGAGCAAACTACAAAAGCATCAGTTTGAAAAGTTTGATGTACTGGCGGTGGTTGGTGAATTCGACCAGTTATTGGCTCAAAATTATGAATTGAGAAGCCCCAAGGATAATTGTAACCGTCATAACCAACTACATCGAAAGGATGATATTGGTAAACTAATTGATGAAGTTGATGTTGTTTTTTTATTTTAATTAGAAATTCACCTTTTTGGTCGAATGTTTCTAAAACTTCTGGAAGTTTATAATCTCTTTCGCAAAAAGGCGAACTTTCAAGGAGTTGTCCAAAATGATTTCGGTAACGTTTTGGCGTATAAATTGGCGAATGGGATTCGACATAAAAAATTCGATTGTCTTCTGTATCAAAATCAATCTGATAAATCATTCCTCTCGGAATAATCAAATAATCTCCATATTCAAAACTAATGTTCCCAAGTTGAGTACGAAGTGTTCCCGAACCCTTATGGATAAACAACAGCTCATCTGAATCGGCATTTTTATAAAAATAGTCTCGTAATGACTTTTTCGGAGCAGCCATACCAATGATGCAATCTTTATTGAACATCATCGGCTCACGACTTTCAAGAAAATCATCTTTGGGTTCCACATTAAAACCAATAAACTTACGCATCATCATGTTGTGCGTATTTGCTGATTTTGGTGTTAAGTCTTGACTTTCAAGGATTTGCATCACTTGCGTTGGTCGATGAATGTGATACATCAATGAAGCCATTCCATCGAAGCCAATTGTCCCAAACAATTGTTCGTAGTATAAACTACTATCGGG harbors:
- the hppD gene encoding 4-hydroxyphenylpyruvate dioxygenase gives rise to the protein MLLQETQNITDQKNDFLPINGTDYIELYVGNCKQAAHYYQTAFGFQPLAYAGLETGLRDRESYVVQQGKIRLVLTSPLHGNTEIGRHIDQHGDGVKVVALWVDDASDAYYETISRGAKPYFEPVVEEDENGKVVRSGIHTYGDTVHIFVERNAYKGIFLPNFRPWNPVYRPAPVGLKYIDHIVGNVGWNAMNEWVNFYSNVMGFNQLVSFDDKDISTEYTALMSKVMSNGNGRIKFPINEPAEGKKRSQVEEYLDFYEGAGVQHLAVATDDIITTVTHLRNHGVEFLQVPDSYYEDLRSRVGDIEEEIEQLKMLGILVDRDEEGYLLQIFTKPIEPRPTMFFEIIQRKGAKSFGKGNFKALFEAIEREQILRGTL
- the fahA gene encoding fumarylacetoacetase, whose protein sequence is MNTWLDISKDSDFSIFNLPFGIFSKKKSKPSVGCRIGEWVIDLELARKLGLLEIPRNIFNQNSLNPFIGLGRKRCNEVRLQIQEWLSVENSPLKRHFYALFHKIDELNLHMPVKVGDYTDFYSSIEHATNAGKIFRPDNPLYPNWKHIPIAYHGRASSIVVSGTDIHRPMGQFKPADSASPIYGYTKELDFELEIGAIIGRNSQQGEQIKVADAENYVFGFVLFNDWSARDIQRWETLPLGPFLGKNFASSISPWVVMIDALEDFRVNGPIQDPTPLPYLQVDGARNFDIKLAVRLNESTICKTNFKYMYWNIAQQVAHHTVNGCNLKIGDILASGTISGSEANSYGSLLELNWAGKNTISLNDGQTRTYLENGDRVSMHGFCEKDGKRVGFGEVFGKIV
- the phhA gene encoding phenylalanine 4-monooxygenase, whose amino-acid sequence is MNQNYQAYTSADQEVWKLLFERQMQKLPAIASIDYLEGIDKAGFTAEHIPNFDTEINPRLQALTGWTVVACEGLVPIKEFFELLASKKFPASTWLRTKEQLEYLEEPDMFHDTFGHIPLLTNQAFCDFLAEFSVISLKYIHIEEAIKLLQKLYWFTVEFGLIRENNQLKIYGGGIISSSGESVYSLVSGVPERVTYNIEKILNTEVKIDAYQKKYFVIESYEQLYQSLKKFEEILERQLLVYQ
- a CDS encoding peptide deformylase — protein: MKTLNDLLQLGDPRLYEVCEPVQENELPMVKEWVADLHNVMEEIRAKYKFGRGIAAPQLGIMKRLIYLNLNTPSGSVPYIIINPVFENLSEELFELWDDCMSFPNLLVKVKRHQSLTIKYLDENWQPKVWKVEGAISELLQHEFDHLEGILCTMRAIDNQSFKWRPTPDSN
- a CDS encoding bifunctional ADP-dependent NAD(P)H-hydrate dehydratase/NAD(P)H-hydrate epimerase, producing MKILSLHQIREADCFTIEHEPIASIDLMERASRAFVNWFCKSFETGDYKVKVFCGLGDNGGDGLAISRMLHPLGYDVEVYVVKYSSKESDNFNININRLKTQIEVNVIDDEQFTLSLNSGDIIIDALLGSGISRSIEGLLKTVVEQINKSEAMIISVDIPSGLLADKPNNQSDTIIKAFHTVSFQVPKLAFMLPQNAEFVGNWHIVDIGLHQTFINKAEVVFFYSTPQEVEKLIKPRAKFSHKGTYGHALLIAGSYGMMGAAILSARACMRSGVGKLTVHSISSGLPILQTVLPEAMYWEVLNDDKFLTTDFKIEDLNSRFQAVGVGPGIGVYEETGISLIKLCRLCKELVIPMVLDADALNIFASQFGDDFTNEIPENSILTPHPKEFRNLVNQSWNNDYEKLELLRKLAIQNKLIVCLKGANTAIALPNGTIHFNSSGNAGMATAGSGDVLTGIITALLAQGYSPDEAAILGVYMHGKAGDIAAEKFGMTSMIASDIIENIRF
- a CDS encoding carbon-nitrogen hydrolase family protein: MKICLAQIQSYRGEIEKNIQKHVNCIVKAIEMKADFIFFPELSISSYEPTLARTLATTPTDKRFDIFQMLSNQSNITICIGAPLLQALGVSISMLIFQKNLPLKVYSKQILHADELPYFVTCNDEVLISQENNLIAPAICFESLLEKHAEKAAKAKANLYIASVAKSTKGLEKAYNHYPKIAQCFNLTVLMCNSVGPAEDFVAKGQSAVWLSNGEVLGKLDSNSEGLLFFDSEDQTTSSFYF
- a CDS encoding OmpA family protein encodes the protein MKKLLSTLFILSFLNSFGQIITKMPEIDDQTSYETDITKVEIRGNNTIVYFSYQITQASGNNYQFQFPYQNQPRRNSGYTISFNPKSYINGNGKRFKYVKCTGIPELPEEKEVVPGEKYRFIVYFEKLDPGIETFNLIEGKNRPEDSHKYWNFYGVHINNPLVQVPPTDTKKSAPREDEEVMLTIKGKLIDSKTNKPIVGKVLYRYDFDAQKSDSVKTTPTGEFTFKIKPEAYTFIASAKGYENTQESMDLSKLDKSQLFNQSFYLNPIEKEIKKPETVKETPKVVESKKEENKPIMIEENKFRLDKVYFEIGESKLLPNSYEQLNGLLKMLKDDPKMNIIVEGHTDNVGEASQNKRLSLERAYNVREYLISKGIPGYRIQFKGYGDTKPIADNNTEEGRKQNRRVEFLIIE
- a CDS encoding MarR family winged helix-turn-helix transcriptional regulator — encoded protein: MTHLDKRSYYFKIDTTIKRIRSFMQKGLTDGGIDLTVDQWVVIDHIKPKAGISQNDLAVDTAKDAPTITRILDLLVEKGLVRRQMADDDRRKFNIYLTEEGEKLHENALVVIADIRRKSWGSLTDEDYDHLVRIMDTIYKNVSDK
- a CDS encoding homogentisate 1,2-dioxygenase — protein: MPIYHKLGKIPAKRHIQFEKPDSSLYYEQLFGTIGFDGMASLMYHIHRPTQVMQILESQDLTPKSANTHNMMMRKFIGFNVEPKDDFLESREPMMFNKDCIIGMAAPKKSLRDYFYKNADSDELLFIHKGSGTLRTQLGNISFEYGDYLIIPRGMIYQIDFDTEDNRIFYVESHSPIYTPKRYRNHFGQLLESSPFCERDYKLPEVLETFDQKGEFLIKIKKQHQLHQLVYQYHPFDVVGYDGYNYPWGFSIHNFEPITGRIHQPPPVHQTFQTDAFVVCSFCPRLYDYHPKAIPAPYNHSNIDSDEVIYYVDGDFMSRNDIAKGHITIHPGGIPHGPHPGAMERSIGKKETHELAVMVDTFRPLMITENAMKYDDGKYFQSWID
- a CDS encoding flavin reductase family protein, with protein sequence MLTLNPKELDSRVFYSYMTGAVAPRPIAFASTIDKEGNVNLSPFSFFNIMGINPPILVFAPNNRGRDGSKKDTIVNLEEIPEVVINIVDYNMVQQMSLSSVEYPKGTNEFIKAGFTEEKSILVQPPRVKESKAQFECKVLEIKQIGTMNMVICEVIMAHFSELILNEHNKIDQTKTDWVARMGGDWYVRANNDSMFEVEKPNTKIGIGYDAIPESIRLSKILTGNHLGQLGNIEELPSQEEVLAYKESSVMQNIIEQVMYGCAFLDNLLHAEAAKLLEQNKVKEAWLVLLQSF